In Drosophila yakuba strain Tai18E2 chromosome 2R, Prin_Dyak_Tai18E2_2.1, whole genome shotgun sequence, a single genomic region encodes these proteins:
- the LOC6530569 gene encoding MIT domain-containing protein 1, translating to MTTSPNLAEVDEGELPKLEAIISALKCEQTGHIMEAILLYEESIFKLSQMADAEPCRRQLCGKYLKMYEARAKQLRDQVKGHLHTSRMLDHITIEQGARGRSYQRLFGPYLDDAVREAHLNEPHLTEPPHFRNLLNFLEVLVKNCRYLKYIRLTTRPDAAAPKNQLQMLQQMRSDLAAGNIQMNFQMDDSLHDRKIVLSSGVVIKIGRGLHYFEPMEGSYSLGLCDFDFRKCLATEVDIWKCRPFAKRLKDSQEGEDRPEAHAYSSD from the coding sequence ATGACAACCAGCCCCAACCTCGCAGAAGTGGATGAAGGCGAGCTGCCGAAACTGGAGGCGATAATAAGTGCACTGAAGTGCGAGCAGACGGGTCACATTATGGAGGCGATACTACTCTACGAGGAGAGCATTTTCAAGTTGTCCCAGATGGCCGATGCGGAGCCGTGTCGCCGCCAGCTGTGTGGGAAATATTTGAAGATGTACGAGGCGCGGGCCAAACAGCTGAGGGACCAGGTCAAAGGTCACTTGCACACCAGCAGGATGCTGGATCACATCACCATCGAGCAGGGTGCCAGGGGCAGGAGCTACCAGCGGCTGTTTGGTCCGTACTTGGACGATGCCGTCCGGGAGGCGCATCTCAATGAGCCACATCTCACGGAGCCGCCTCACTTCAGGAATTTGCTCAACTTCTTGGAAGTGCTGGTCAAGAATTGTCGCTATCTAAAGTATATTCGCCTCACCACGCGCCCAGATGCGGCGGCACCAAAGAATCAGTTGCAGATGCTGCAGCAAATGAGGAGCGACCTGGCCGCTGGCAACATCCAGATGAATTTCCAGATGGACGACAGTTTGCATGATCGCAAGATCGTGCTCAGCTCGGGTGTGGTCATTAAGATTGGCCGAGGCCTCCACTACTTTGAGCCCATGGAGGGCTCTTACAGTTTGGGCCTGTGcgatttcgattttcgcaagTGCCTGGCCACCGAGGTGGACATCTGGAAGTGTCGTCCTTTTGCGAAGCGTCTTAAGGACTCACAGGAGGGCGAGGATCGACCGGAGGCCCACGCTTACTCCAGCGATTAA